Proteins from a single region of Anthonomus grandis grandis chromosome 10, icAntGran1.3, whole genome shotgun sequence:
- the LOC126740892 gene encoding MOB kinase activator-like 1 isoform X1: MSDEEDDLSSGSRSSKTFKPKKNIPEGTHQYELMKHAAATLGSGNLRLAVMLPEGEDLNEWVAVNTVDFFNQINMLYGTITEFCTEESCPIMSAGPKYEYHWADGHTVKKPIKCSAPKYIDYLMTWVQDQLDDETLFPSKIGVLFPKNFQSIAKTILKRLFRVYAHIYHQHFSEVVQLGEEAHLNTSFKHFIFFVQEFSLIERRELAPLQELIDKLTAKEQR, from the exons ATGAGTGATGAAGAAGACGATTTATCAAG TGGAAGCCGGTCTTCCAAGACctttaaaccaaaaaagaaCATACCGGAAGGAACACATCAGTATGAGTTGATGAAACATGCAGCTGCCACCTTGGGCTCAGGAAATCTTAGACTTGCTGTGATGTTACCTGAAGGGGAAGATCTTAATGAGTGGGTTGCAGTCAATA CTGTGGATTTTTTCAATCAAATCAACATGTTATATGGCACCATCACTGAATTTTGTACAGAAGAAAGTTGTCCTATAATGTCTGCGGGGCCTAAATATGAATATCACTGGGCAGATGGACATACAGTTAAAAAACCAATCAAATGTTCTGCTCCCAAGTATATTGACTATCTGATGACATGGGTTCAAGATCAACTAGATGATGAGACATTGTTTCCTTCTAAAATTG gtgtaCTATTCCCCAAGAACTTTCAATCAATAGCAAAAACGATCTTAAAGCGTCTCTTTCGGGTGTACGCCCATATCTACCATCAACATTTCAGTGAAGTGGTACAATTAGGAGAAGAAGCCCACCTGAACACCTCGTTTAAACATTTCATCTTTTTCGTGCAAGAATTCAGCTTGATCGAGAGGCGAGAACTGGCGCCGTTGCAAGAACTTATCGATAAATTAACGGCAAAAGAGCAACGATAG
- the LOC126740892 gene encoding MOB kinase activator-like 1 isoform X2, with translation MSFLFGSRSSKTFKPKKNIPEGTHQYELMKHAAATLGSGNLRLAVMLPEGEDLNEWVAVNTVDFFNQINMLYGTITEFCTEESCPIMSAGPKYEYHWADGHTVKKPIKCSAPKYIDYLMTWVQDQLDDETLFPSKIGVLFPKNFQSIAKTILKRLFRVYAHIYHQHFSEVVQLGEEAHLNTSFKHFIFFVQEFSLIERRELAPLQELIDKLTAKEQR, from the exons ATGAGCTTTCTCTT TGGAAGCCGGTCTTCCAAGACctttaaaccaaaaaagaaCATACCGGAAGGAACACATCAGTATGAGTTGATGAAACATGCAGCTGCCACCTTGGGCTCAGGAAATCTTAGACTTGCTGTGATGTTACCTGAAGGGGAAGATCTTAATGAGTGGGTTGCAGTCAATA CTGTGGATTTTTTCAATCAAATCAACATGTTATATGGCACCATCACTGAATTTTGTACAGAAGAAAGTTGTCCTATAATGTCTGCGGGGCCTAAATATGAATATCACTGGGCAGATGGACATACAGTTAAAAAACCAATCAAATGTTCTGCTCCCAAGTATATTGACTATCTGATGACATGGGTTCAAGATCAACTAGATGATGAGACATTGTTTCCTTCTAAAATTG gtgtaCTATTCCCCAAGAACTTTCAATCAATAGCAAAAACGATCTTAAAGCGTCTCTTTCGGGTGTACGCCCATATCTACCATCAACATTTCAGTGAAGTGGTACAATTAGGAGAAGAAGCCCACCTGAACACCTCGTTTAAACATTTCATCTTTTTCGTGCAAGAATTCAGCTTGATCGAGAGGCGAGAACTGGCGCCGTTGCAAGAACTTATCGATAAATTAACGGCAAAAGAGCAACGATAG